A genome region from Arachis duranensis cultivar V14167 chromosome 6, aradu.V14167.gnm2.J7QH, whole genome shotgun sequence includes the following:
- the LOC107494805 gene encoding uncharacterized protein LOC107494805, producing MNPITLLVILLPLFAQFLGVEPSRPKLPGKSRSSVKSLTSQISVMGFVYCDICSNNTFSRHSYFLSGAEVKIDCMFKAVSSKTEEQVSVSANRTTNKYGLYRLEIPSVEGVKCAQDSEVFVSNCKATLIGSSTSSCNVPGYRTTSDQISIKAKRSNLCIYSLNALNFRPSKRDINLCGH from the exons ATGAATCCCATAACACTCTTGGTTATTCTTCTACCTTTGTTTGCGCAGTTCTTGGGAGTTGAGCCTTCAAGGCCCAAGCTTCCAGGAAAATCAAGATCATCAGTGAAGTCACTAACCTCCCAAATCAGTGTTATGGGTTTTGTTTATTGTGATATATGTTCTAACAACACCTTTTCCAGACACAGCTACTTCTTGTCAG GTGCTGAGGTGAAAATAGATTGCATGTTCAAAGCAGTGTCATCAAAGACAGAGGAACAGGTTTCAGTCTCAGCAAACAGAACAACAAACAAGTATGGTCTTTATAGGTTGGAAATCCCTTCAGTTGAAGGTGTGAAATGTGCACAAGACTCTGAAGTTTTTGTGTCTAATTGCAAGGCAACTTTGATTGGAAGCTCAACCTCTTCATGCAATGTTCCTGGTTACAGAACCACTTCTGATCAGATTTCAATCAAAGCTAAGAGATCCAATCTCTGCATATATAGCCTCAATGCTTTGAATTTCAGACCTTCCAAGAGGGACATCAATTTGTGTggtcattaa